The Paenibacillus polymyxa M1 DNA segment TAGTGGCTCATTTTTGCGAGTACAAATAGCGATTGAATTGAGAAGCTGGACACCCTCCACATATACCCGACATAGCTCACCGCGTTCTACATATTCACGCACGACTAGTGAGGACACAAAGTTTGCACCATAACCGGCAATCACTGCGGTAATCGCCTCATGCAGCCCTGTGAAGTTAAGTGTGACTTTGGGAGCAGGGGCATTGTAGGTTCGACATAAGGAAAACAATCTCTCTCGTGTCGAGCTTCCCTTCTCACGCATAACAAAGGGCTCCTGCATCATTTCCAATAATGAAACCTGCTGATTCGCATACCGATGATCCGGCGCTACTACAAACCATAGCTCATCACGAAACAATTCTTCGGTCTGAATCGTATCGGAGTACTGCTCAGGCAGTCCTCCATAGATCGCCAAATCTACTTCGATATTCAATAGATGCTGCAAGGCATCATTGGAGTTCGTGGTATGAATCGTCATTTCAACTTGTTCATATTGCTGTTTGAATTTTGCGATCCAGGCCGGAATGAGGAAATGAGCCGGTAAATAAGTAGCAGCCAGCCGAATATGACCATGGGCTCCGTCACGATAATCCTGTGAAAATTGTTCGATTTGCTGTTCGACAGCAAAAAGCCGTTTGGCGAGAACAGCAAGCTTTTCACCAGCATCGGTTAAGGTAATCCCTCTTCCCATGGGCACGAGCAGTGTGAGGGATATTTCTTTTTCGAATTTTTTAATCTGGGCTGTTATCGCAGGTTGGCTAATATTTAATAGTTCAGAGGCACGTGTCACACTCCTTGTAGAGGCGACCACGTGAAATAAGCGTAATGCATGCAGGTTCAAGACCGGACTCCTTTCTGATTAACTCATACATTTAAATTATGAATAGAACAAAAACATATATTATTTTTATAATAGTAATTCATTTACAATCAAATTGTAAGTTAAAGCCAAAGGAGAGTGGAGCAAATGCATTCAACGAATACGTGGGAACAAGTAGATCAGTATATCTCGGAGCGTCTTATTCCGCATGATGCTGTCTTGGAAAAGGTATTGGCAACTAACCAACAGGCAGGATTACCTCCGCATGATGTGTCGCCTAATCAGGGAAAGCTATTAAATATCTTAGCTCAAATGCAAGGTGCACGACGTGTGTTGGAGATTGGTACCTTGGGAGGCTACAGTACAATCTGGCTGGGTAGGGCGTTGCCGACAGATGGAAAAATAGTTACGCTGGAAGCCCATCCGGTTCATGCTAAAATCGCTCGGTCGAATATATCGTTGGCTCAGTTGGATGGAATGGTGGAACTTCGAGAGGGAGACGCATTGGAGCAGTTGACACAAATGAAGGATGAGAGCGTTGCACCTTTTGATCTCATTTTTATTGATGCGGATAAACCCAATAATCCATTATATCTAGAGTGGGCACTTCGTTTTTCACGTTCTGGCACCGTTATTATCGGGGACAATGTTGTCCGTGAAGGGGAGATCATTCAAGCTTACAGCACAGACCCTCGTGTGCAGGGCGTAAGAAAGTTTTATGATTTGCTGGCTGAGGAATCGAGAATTACAGCTACAGCCATTCAGACCGTGGGGAGCAAGGGATATGATGGTTTCGTTATTGGAATCGTTAAGGAGTGAGTGTCAGGGACGTTAAGCGTCCAAAGAGCTAAATACTGAGGACGAAGTCCTGGTGATTAGCTCTTTTCTGACTAAATAAGGTTGGGACGAATGGTACGTAGAATGGTAAAATAGTGCTAATTGAAGTGTCAGAACGTTTTTGAACGTTTACTGCTGAATTTCCATGTAAGAAGAATGAATTTACATAAAAGCAGATGAAATTTCTTTAAAATGTAAACGCAATCATGCTGATTAGAGTAGGAATTCACCATTTTGTAAAAAAATGAAGTTGGAATGAATTTTTTTGAATCTTTTTGAAGAAAAATGATTGTTTTTTGCTAGGTTTGTGGTACGATAAGAACAGTTGGGGGAATGAAGATGCTGACGGAAGAAAGATACAAGTTAATAATACAGCGCTTACAAGAACGTGGTGTTGTAAAGTTGCAGGAATTGGCTGATCTCTTGGGAGCTTCTGAGTCAACGATTCGGCGTGATTTGATAGATCTTGAAGGCCGTCAGTTGTTAAAGCGGATTCATGGAGGGGCAACCTTGCTGAATCAGAAAAGTCAGGAACCCGGCATGGAAGAAAAAACGTTCAAAAACGTTCAACAAAAAAACGCAGTCGCCCGTATGGCAGCTAAAGAAATTTTGGATGGTGAATGTATCTATCTGGATGCGGGAACAACAACGATGGCGATGATTCCTTACATTGAAGCTAAAGACGTGACGGTCGTGACAAACGGTCTCTCCCACGTAGAAGCACTGGTAAGCAAACGAATTAGAAGCTATCTACTGGGAGGGATGATGAAAATTCATACCAAAGCCGTAATCGGGAGTATTGCCCTACAGAATCTGGACAATTTTCGATTCGACAAGTGCTTTCTGGGAACGAACGGGGTAGATGTGGAGATGGGGTATACGACTCCTGATCCTGAAGAGGCGCTGATCAAGCGGCGTGCCCATCAGCTGTCCGGCAAAACATATGTGTTGGCCGATTCCAGCAAAATTGGAGAAGTAACGTTCGCCAAACTATTCGATCTCAAGGAAGCTATCCTTATTACTGAGTCGGTGCCAGAACGTTCACGCCGATCCATAGCTCAGAAAACTAAGATAATCGAGGGATAACAATGATATATACAGTAACACTGAACCCTTCCATTGATTATATCGTGGAAGTTGACGATTTGAAGCTCGGTGATTTGAACCGAATGAAACGTGATCTAAAACTGCCAGGAGGCAAGGGAATTAACGTATCACGTATATTGAACCAACTGGGAGCAGACAGCACGGCGATTGGTTTTCTCGGAGGTTTCACAGGCAGGTTTATCGACGATACATTGCGGGAAGAATCCATTAAAACTGATTTTGTAATGATCGAAGATGATACACGGATCAATATTAAGCTCAAGCATGGTGATGAAACAGAAATTAACGGTCTGGGACCTGCGATTCGTGAGCAAGAGGCCGATGCATTGGTACAAAAGCTGGCGGGTCTCCAGAAAAATGACATTGTCGTCTTGTCGGGAAGTATCCCGCCATCTCTTGGAGGAGACTTCTATGAGCGATTGATTCGCGTGTGTCAGGACACCGGGGCTGAATTCGTCATCGACACCACAGGTGAGGCGCTGATGAAGGCTTTGGTTCATAAACCGCTGCTCATTAAGCCCAATCATCATGAGCTGGCTGAGTTGTTCGGCGTAACTATTCATTCAGAGGAGGAGATTGTCACTTACGGCCGTAAACTGCTGGAGGCAGGTGCAAAAAATGTACTCATTTCCATGGCAGGAGAAGGGGCTTTGTTCATTACGGCAGATGAAGTGTATCACGCAAATGTACCAGCAGGAACGGTGAAAAATTCTGTAGGCGCAGGTGATTCTATGATTGCTGGATTCGTGGGTACGCTGGCTCTTCAAGGCGATCCGATCGAAGCCTTCCGTGCAGGAGTGGCATCCGGAAGCGCAACTGCGTTCTCCGATGATCTGGCTACAAGAGAGAAAATTGAACAATTACGGCCGCAAGTCACGATTTCAAAACGGTAATCCGGCTGCATCATGAGCTTATTATGCGTGTGTCTACACGCTGATCGAACTTAGGAGAGTGTGAACAATGAGAATAACAGACCTGATGATTAAAGAAACGATGATCATGGACCTGCAGGCGACGACAAAGGACGGGGCGATTGAGGAACTCATCGCCAGTCTCGAA contains these protein-coding regions:
- a CDS encoding DeoR/GlpR family DNA-binding transcription regulator — its product is MLTEERYKLIIQRLQERGVVKLQELADLLGASESTIRRDLIDLEGRQLLKRIHGGATLLNQKSQEPGMEEKTFKNVQQKNAVARMAAKEILDGECIYLDAGTTTMAMIPYIEAKDVTVVTNGLSHVEALVSKRIRSYLLGGMMKIHTKAVIGSIALQNLDNFRFDKCFLGTNGVDVEMGYTTPDPEEALIKRRAHQLSGKTYVLADSSKIGEVTFAKLFDLKEAILITESVPERSRRSIAQKTKIIEG
- the pfkB gene encoding 1-phosphofructokinase, with the translated sequence MIYTVTLNPSIDYIVEVDDLKLGDLNRMKRDLKLPGGKGINVSRILNQLGADSTAIGFLGGFTGRFIDDTLREESIKTDFVMIEDDTRINIKLKHGDETEINGLGPAIREQEADALVQKLAGLQKNDIVVLSGSIPPSLGGDFYERLIRVCQDTGAEFVIDTTGEALMKALVHKPLLIKPNHHELAELFGVTIHSEEEIVTYGRKLLEAGAKNVLISMAGEGALFITADEVYHANVPAGTVKNSVGAGDSMIAGFVGTLALQGDPIEAFRAGVASGSATAFSDDLATREKIEQLRPQVTISKR
- a CDS encoding LysR family transcriptional regulator — its product is MNLHALRLFHVVASTRSVTRASELLNISQPAITAQIKKFEKEISLTLLVPMGRGITLTDAGEKLAVLAKRLFAVEQQIEQFSQDYRDGAHGHIRLAATYLPAHFLIPAWIAKFKQQYEQVEMTIHTTNSNDALQHLLNIEVDLAIYGGLPEQYSDTIQTEELFRDELWFVVAPDHRYANQQVSLLEMMQEPFVMREKGSSTRERLFSLCRTYNAPAPKVTLNFTGLHEAITAVIAGYGANFVSSLVVREYVERGELCRVYVEGVQLLNSIAICTRKNEPLSAATQNFIQLIRNHS
- a CDS encoding O-methyltransferase, producing the protein MHSTNTWEQVDQYISERLIPHDAVLEKVLATNQQAGLPPHDVSPNQGKLLNILAQMQGARRVLEIGTLGGYSTIWLGRALPTDGKIVTLEAHPVHAKIARSNISLAQLDGMVELREGDALEQLTQMKDESVAPFDLIFIDADKPNNPLYLEWALRFSRSGTVIIGDNVVREGEIIQAYSTDPRVQGVRKFYDLLAEESRITATAIQTVGSKGYDGFVIGIVKE